One Caretta caretta isolate rCarCar2 chromosome 8, rCarCar1.hap1, whole genome shotgun sequence DNA window includes the following coding sequences:
- the EIF4E1B gene encoding eukaryotic translation initiation factor 4E type 1B isoform X1, with protein MHWQPPAGGRQGLSLSAIGRAPIATASGLPQPSRHLLPCGPGLGISPLCQQILLHLPVTLPGGTKSLPAEKAGRAGVRPRGGLAAPAPQAAGPLRVWVPHKRSSAGGGSYSGKMAAAEMSVQGGALHRREDQRRRKAQREALAAEIWDKHPLQNRWALWFFKNDKSKTWQANLRLVTKFSTAEDFWALYSHIQLASKLTSGCDYSLFKDGIEPMWEDNRNKRGGRWLITLAKQQRHTELDRFWLETLLCLIGETFGPYSEDICGAVINIRAKGDKIAIWTREAENRDGVTHIGRVYKERLGLSHKVVIGYQAHADTATKSGSLTKNKFVVGLAVGPMDPTTGTSISTSSGWTRTPAGSTVGCRSPAAFRTLRLQFESRVSRSCCVRLPLGPV; from the exons ATGCACTGGCAGCCCCCAGCCGGGGGAAgacaaggtctctctctctctgccattgGCAGAGCACCCATCGCCACAGCATCTGGGCTGCCCCAGCCCTCACGACACCTCCTGCCCTGTGGCCCTGGCCTTGGGATTTCCCCCCTCTGCCAGCAGATTCTGCTTCATCTCCCTGTGACGCTCCCAGGGGGCACAAAGTCCCTGCCAGCTGAGAAAGCGGGCCGGGCAGGGGTGAGACCGCGGGGAGGGctggctgcccctgccccccaggcagcTGGGCCTTTAAGAGTCTGGGTTCCACATAAAAGGAGCTCTGCAGGGGGTGGGTCCTACTCTGGGAAGATGGCTGCAGCTGAGATG TCTGTGCAGGGGGGCGCGCTGCACCGGCGAGAGGATCAGAGACGGCGAAAGGCCCAGAGGGAGGCGCTCGCTGCTGAAATCTGGGACAAGCACCCCCTGCAGAACAG gTGGGCTCTCTGGTTCTTCAAGAATGACAAGAGCAAGACGTGGCAGGCGAACCTGCGTCTGGTCACCAAGTTCAGCACCGCGGAGGATTTCTGGGC GCTGTACAGCCACATCCAGCTGGCCAGCAAGCTCACGTCAGGCTGCGACTACTCCCTCTTCAAG GACGGGATCGAGCCCATGTGGGAAGACAACCGGAACAAGCGGGGTGGGCGCTGGCTCATCACGCTGGCCAAGCAGCAGAGACACACGGAGCTGGACCGCTTCTGGCTGGAGACG CTGCTGTGCCTGATTGGCGAGACGTTCGGCCCCTACAGCGAGGACATCTGTGGGGCCGTCATCAACATCCGGGCCAAGGGGGACAAGATCGCAATCTGGACCCGAGAGGCAGAGAACCGGGACGGGGTCACCCACATTGG GCGGGTGTACAAGGAGCGCCTGGGGCTGTCCCACAAGGTGGTGATCGGGTACCAGGCCCACGCGGACACGGCCACCAAGAGCGGCTCCCTCACCAAGAACAAGTTTGTGGT TGGTCTTGCTGTGGGGCCCATGGACCCAACGACTGGAACCTCCATATCTACTTCATCTGGATGGACCCGAACCCCAGCAGGGAGCACTGTGGGGTGCCGTTCTCCTGCTGCCTTCAGGACCCTGCG
- the EIF4E1B gene encoding eukaryotic translation initiation factor 4E type 1B isoform X2 yields MHWQPPAGGRQGLSLSAIGRAPIATASGLPQPSRHLLPCGPGLGISPLCQQILLHLPVTLPGGTKSLPAEKAGRAGVRPRGGLAAPAPQAAGPLRVWVPHKRSSAGGGSYSGKMAAAEMGGALHRREDQRRRKAQREALAAEIWDKHPLQNRWALWFFKNDKSKTWQANLRLVTKFSTAEDFWALYSHIQLASKLTSGCDYSLFKDGIEPMWEDNRNKRGGRWLITLAKQQRHTELDRFWLETLLCLIGETFGPYSEDICGAVINIRAKGDKIAIWTREAENRDGVTHIGRVYKERLGLSHKVVIGYQAHADTATKSGSLTKNKFVVGLAVGPMDPTTGTSISTSSGWTRTPAGSTVGCRSPAAFRTLRLQFESRVSRSCCVRLPLGPV; encoded by the exons ATGCACTGGCAGCCCCCAGCCGGGGGAAgacaaggtctctctctctctgccattgGCAGAGCACCCATCGCCACAGCATCTGGGCTGCCCCAGCCCTCACGACACCTCCTGCCCTGTGGCCCTGGCCTTGGGATTTCCCCCCTCTGCCAGCAGATTCTGCTTCATCTCCCTGTGACGCTCCCAGGGGGCACAAAGTCCCTGCCAGCTGAGAAAGCGGGCCGGGCAGGGGTGAGACCGCGGGGAGGGctggctgcccctgccccccaggcagcTGGGCCTTTAAGAGTCTGGGTTCCACATAAAAGGAGCTCTGCAGGGGGTGGGTCCTACTCTGGGAAGATGGCTGCAGCTGAGATG GGGGGCGCGCTGCACCGGCGAGAGGATCAGAGACGGCGAAAGGCCCAGAGGGAGGCGCTCGCTGCTGAAATCTGGGACAAGCACCCCCTGCAGAACAG gTGGGCTCTCTGGTTCTTCAAGAATGACAAGAGCAAGACGTGGCAGGCGAACCTGCGTCTGGTCACCAAGTTCAGCACCGCGGAGGATTTCTGGGC GCTGTACAGCCACATCCAGCTGGCCAGCAAGCTCACGTCAGGCTGCGACTACTCCCTCTTCAAG GACGGGATCGAGCCCATGTGGGAAGACAACCGGAACAAGCGGGGTGGGCGCTGGCTCATCACGCTGGCCAAGCAGCAGAGACACACGGAGCTGGACCGCTTCTGGCTGGAGACG CTGCTGTGCCTGATTGGCGAGACGTTCGGCCCCTACAGCGAGGACATCTGTGGGGCCGTCATCAACATCCGGGCCAAGGGGGACAAGATCGCAATCTGGACCCGAGAGGCAGAGAACCGGGACGGGGTCACCCACATTGG GCGGGTGTACAAGGAGCGCCTGGGGCTGTCCCACAAGGTGGTGATCGGGTACCAGGCCCACGCGGACACGGCCACCAAGAGCGGCTCCCTCACCAAGAACAAGTTTGTGGT TGGTCTTGCTGTGGGGCCCATGGACCCAACGACTGGAACCTCCATATCTACTTCATCTGGATGGACCCGAACCCCAGCAGGGAGCACTGTGGGGTGCCGTTCTCCTGCTGCCTTCAGGACCCTGCG
- the EIF4E1B gene encoding eukaryotic translation initiation factor 4E type 1B isoform X3, which produces MHWQPPAGGRQGLSLSAIGRAPIATASGLPQPSRHLLPCGPGLGISPLCQQILLHLPVTLPGGTKSLPAEKAGRAGVRPRGGLAAPAPQAAGPLRVWVPHKRSSAGGGSYSGKMAAAEMSVQGGALHRREDQRRRKAQREALAAEIWDKHPLQNRWALWFFKNDKSKTWQANLRLVTKFSTAEDFWALYSHIQLASKLTSGCDYSLFKDGIEPMWEDNRNKRGGRWLITLAKQQRHTELDRFWLETLLCLIGETFGPYSEDICGAVINIRAKGDKIAIWTREAENRDGVTHIGRVYKERLGLSHKVVIGYQAHADTATKSGSLTKNKFVV; this is translated from the exons ATGCACTGGCAGCCCCCAGCCGGGGGAAgacaaggtctctctctctctgccattgGCAGAGCACCCATCGCCACAGCATCTGGGCTGCCCCAGCCCTCACGACACCTCCTGCCCTGTGGCCCTGGCCTTGGGATTTCCCCCCTCTGCCAGCAGATTCTGCTTCATCTCCCTGTGACGCTCCCAGGGGGCACAAAGTCCCTGCCAGCTGAGAAAGCGGGCCGGGCAGGGGTGAGACCGCGGGGAGGGctggctgcccctgccccccaggcagcTGGGCCTTTAAGAGTCTGGGTTCCACATAAAAGGAGCTCTGCAGGGGGTGGGTCCTACTCTGGGAAGATGGCTGCAGCTGAGATG TCTGTGCAGGGGGGCGCGCTGCACCGGCGAGAGGATCAGAGACGGCGAAAGGCCCAGAGGGAGGCGCTCGCTGCTGAAATCTGGGACAAGCACCCCCTGCAGAACAG gTGGGCTCTCTGGTTCTTCAAGAATGACAAGAGCAAGACGTGGCAGGCGAACCTGCGTCTGGTCACCAAGTTCAGCACCGCGGAGGATTTCTGGGC GCTGTACAGCCACATCCAGCTGGCCAGCAAGCTCACGTCAGGCTGCGACTACTCCCTCTTCAAG GACGGGATCGAGCCCATGTGGGAAGACAACCGGAACAAGCGGGGTGGGCGCTGGCTCATCACGCTGGCCAAGCAGCAGAGACACACGGAGCTGGACCGCTTCTGGCTGGAGACG CTGCTGTGCCTGATTGGCGAGACGTTCGGCCCCTACAGCGAGGACATCTGTGGGGCCGTCATCAACATCCGGGCCAAGGGGGACAAGATCGCAATCTGGACCCGAGAGGCAGAGAACCGGGACGGGGTCACCCACATTGG GCGGGTGTACAAGGAGCGCCTGGGGCTGTCCCACAAGGTGGTGATCGGGTACCAGGCCCACGCGGACACGGCCACCAAGAGCGGCTCCCTCACCAAGAACAAGTTTGTGGTGTGA